Proteins encoded together in one Ciona intestinalis unplaced genomic scaffold, KH HT000101.2, whole genome shotgun sequence window:
- the LOC100177207 gene encoding coiled-coil and C2 domain-containing protein 2A isoform X5, with product MDGSTIKERLRARRRAMNLTAASEASSDTLGPTSPVSPMDTVGPLDTVDMIDPLDDTGSDDGSALKSILESRREASRRKLATQEQVVAMEMEELDKTLEELPESPPTTAPTPSHGGQDTASPRTDSRSGTPHGRSTPSLHSTLRSRLQAKMLKKGGGTTDERRPRSRRLKDRMNLSTRFDETIKQYSTLEEAQLLEKIESKLSWKKAVQKTREKTGEASEVDSYDFFTKQYEDVLDVEEETEGVKDEGGGGVGEGRQVEGTAEVEVTEQSGEVVQESATASEGGQDSGGTAGETPQPDTEVIVESENTKLLVSDIVPKELDWKLYLMHSAEYNGYNQQVEKEKVNYFIPSSLPPEAASKVEEDAQPRYLEDEGFYVGEKPIVLQQNTNILENRLIKHGGRGWFGSDGQVDSLPNPVAEMATKPWVDSLDELDPCVETVYVKAQPRAVEDKYLQVSDENELQIDIGSINFIHHSLMSREHVLASNITMMYDEYRMIRHKNYITFYTDKLAALRNAVETLKETLGVDPTALQKSRINDFTAEIRRTTQQLSTAESSERDMMRQIINEWEAIKSLREEQGYNNTSVRLVVKKEEVNYQHDLNNWETEVAHQVDERRAEYDVIILSAHQEEMRKYQVQLQEWKQNRLKMKRIRKRMQRGSKENLLDPSSEVEDDDINIGGNIDKPQKPDKPPPFDDVTVKNEVMNDLIVNRRNPGEARISLELTHTTTITPTPSVPPSEANRRRAMQKTSSNLRVLFNGREVFQTEPKILSSDFKLNFGSIFRVRIAQWPESLKVELLTSGLVSKSITSTFYLDIPPTTVHSGNVRLGVSGFTSNKVESHTHEGVGSGTPFTLRTNETNPTSLNTKGQLISSVSWSLDANGRVLAPKGLVEREDPISGANPLKSNDPVIAIGAERLQDPESLTKWVQESRLDPNDPENAALVPFMQGNKDGDVFLTQDYFRLEQLQEEFNFITEEEFSRLNRFRLLRLRHEEIPEFRNISMLPCNEHEVTESAFTAYERRLKEKDVVKMERGVDGGTLSPHRIEVLKFRQNVKDAVLHRFYTSRHHYSLQDMVHEEQVPDIGTLGASIVKIAEPRRPLKPVRKTRKKAMSQNLTEGSVRILVNVVRGYNIPTRQASHSHQPDRRGEVQVGGAMAASSLRVGQHLDPSSKSYLVAPFVAASFQDATVTTSVAQGPSPSWNEELQLPFCAPNSDYNASNLQKVDDVLFIHLFDRVTEDATPTNTEDTATIITRVQNHWLGSYELPFSTIYQRGKIDGTFKIKVPPVLLGYNLERELPPNADMHERIESQFLQQSSGTYLTIFVTLEPVLKPMDPPKLKFESQEDVSLLRRCVTYLADCNKRYPNRNVKTTVIDIKGESVLITRFVRPLPPPPELTEATNTNTIITLEKIARFVSLIPFVSDNVTYAGICDLWSTCDQFMQMLCGDEEEHAILLLNYFLHLGKQAYLLLGTAVPEGNTAYVLTVDHNAREYIIWNASTGEYHDKSDPHSPLQSVGALINDTNIWFNVQTQDTPMRVRYNVTRMSDWKAFFPITATPLPSIQPESLYYPPTDQSYVANLIDAVERTLKDRIVSWRPRHITRWNRSGNSILRQIVKGLEERVSRKTGVVNTGHNEQLLSQLGDVRFTGYPMDQPYTGVEAVVSAVRSTEVHKIQDPDVEFSMAVHIHAYPASVLAVWVYVAAIVNRRRHDL from the exons ATGGATGGAAGTACGATAAAAGAGCGCCTGCGTGCGCGGCGCCGAGCTATGAACCTCACGGCAGCTTCCGAGGCCTCTTCGGACACACTGGGCCCAACGAGCCCAGTAAGCCCAATGGACACCGTTGGCCCCTTGGACACAGTGGACATGATTGACCCGTTAGATGACACGGGATCCGACGATGGGTCTGCATTGAAATCCATCCTTGAGTCGCGTCGAGAAGCCTCGAGGAGAAAACTTGCAACACAGGAGCAAGTGGTTGCAATGGAGATGGAAGAACTTGATAAG ACACTTGAAGAGCTTCCTGAATCCCCTCCTACCACAGCTCCCACCCCTTCGCATGGTGGACAAGATACAGCAAG CCCTCGTACAGACAGTAGAAGCGGGACTCCTCATGGCAGAAGTACCCCAAGTCTACATTCAACATTAAGAAGTCGATTGCAAGCCAAGATGTTGAAGAAGGGAGGGGGAACTACGGATGAAAGGAGGCCTAGGTCAAGGAGGTTGAAAGATAGAATGAATCTATCTACAAG gtTTGACGAGACAATCAAACAATACTCAACACTAGAGGAAGCTCAATTGTTGGAAAAAATTGAATCTAAATTATCGTGGAAGAAAGCTGTGCAAAAAACTCG AGAGAAGACTGGTGAAGCTTCCGAGGTCGATAGTTATGATTTCTTTACTAAGCAATATGAGGATGTGCTTGATGTGGAGGAAGAAACTGAGGGAGTGAAAGATGAAGGTGGAGGTGGTGTTGGGGAGGGTAGGCAAGTGGAAGGAACAGCCGAAGTAGAAGTTACAGAACAAAGTGGGGAGGTTGTGCAGGAAAGTGCAACAGCTAGTGAGGGAGGGCAGGATAGTGGTGGAACAGCTGGTGAAACTCCCCAACCTGATACTGAag TTATTGTTGAAAGTGAAAATACCAAGCTACTGGTCAGTGATATCGTGCCCAAGGAACTTGATTGGAAGTTGTATCTCATGCACTCTGCCGAGTACAATGGGTATAACCAGCAAGTGGAGAAGGAAAAGGTGAATTATTTCATCCCCAGTTCTCTACCACCGGAGGCAGCAAGCAAGGTGGAGGAAGATGCTCAACCAAG GTACTTGGAAGATGAAGGTTTCTATGTTGGTGAGAAACCCATAGTGTTGCAACAAAACACCAACATACTCGAGAACCGCCTTATCAAGCATGGGGGGCGGGGTTGGTTCGGTTCGGACGGGCAGGTTGATTCCTTGCCCAACCCGGTGGCTGAGATGGCAACCAAACCATGGGTTGATTCCCTTGATGAGTTAGATCCATGTGTGGAGACTGTGTATGTGAAGGCACAACCTAGGGCAGTAGAAGATAAATATCTACAG GTTTCTGACGAGAACGAGCTTCAAATAGACATCGGTTCAATCAACTTTATCCATCATTCCTTGATGAGCAGGGAGCATGTGTTAGCTTCCAACATTACAATGATGTATGATGAGTATAGAATGATCAGGCATAAGAACTACATCACATTCTATACGGACAAACTAGCTGCACTGAGGAATGCAGTGGAGACATTGAAGGAAACACTGGGTGTAG ATCCCACGGCGTTACAGAAGTCACGCATCAATGATTTCACGGCCGAGATCCGCAGAACGACTCAGCAGTTATCAACAGCCGAGTCATCAGAGCGTGACATGATGCGGCAAATTATAAACGAATGGGAAGCCATTAAAAGTTTGAGGGAGGAGCAGGGATATAATAATACAAGTGTGAGGCTGGTGGTTAAGAAGGAAGAG GTAAACTACCAACATGACCTCAACAACTGGGAGACAGAAGTTGCTCACCAAGTTGATGAGAGAAGGGCtgagtatgatgtcataatactaTCTGCTCATCAGGAGGAAATGAGGAAATACCAAGTTCAACTACAG gaATGGAAACAGAACCGTTTAAAAATGAAGCGAATACGAAAGCGAATGCAGAGAGGTTCCAAGGAGAATCTACTTGATCCGAGTTCAGAG GTTGAAGACGACGACATAAATATTGGGGGAAACATTGATAAACCCCAGAAACCCGATAAACCACCTCcgtttgatgatgtcacagtcAAGAATGAGGTCATGAATGACTTGATTGTTAACAGAAGAAACCcag GTGAGGCCCGTATCTCCCTAGAGCTCACCCACACTACCaccatcaccccaacacccagcgTACCCCCCTCCGAAGCCAACCGGCGTCGTGCGATGCAGAAAACGTCATCCAACCTCCGTGTATTGTTCAACGGAAGAGAGGTCTTCCAAACCGAACCCAAAATCTTATCATCggactttaaattaaactttggTTCCATATTTCGAGTGAGAATCGCACAGTGGCCGGAGAGTCTTAAG GTTGAGTTATTAACCTCCGGGTTGGTTAGCAAGTCCATTACATCCACATTCTACCTCGACATTCCCCCTACCACCGTGCATTCGGGTAATGTAAGGTTGGGGGTTAGTGGGTTCACATCCAACAAGGTGGAATCACACACCCATGAGGGGGTGGGTAGTGGTACACCGTTCACGCTACgaacaaatgaaacaaaccCTACGTCACTCAACACAAAGGGACAACTGATAAGCAGTGTATCGTGGAGTTTAGACGCAAATGGACGGGTACTCGCCCCTAAGGGGTTAGTGGAGCGCGAAGACCCAATTTCGGGGGCTAACCCCTTAAAAAGTAACGACCCCGTGATAGCTATTGGGGCTGAGAGGTTACAGGACCCAGAGTCGTTAACTAAATGGGTCCAGGAGTCCCGTCTTGACCCAAATGATCCCGAAAACGCAGCGTTGGTCCCGTTTATGCAAGGGAACAAAGATGGCGACGTGTTTCTTACACAGGACTACTTTAGATTGGAACAACTTCAG GAAGAGTTCAATTTCATCACAGAGGAAGAATTCTCGCGCTTGAATCGATTCCGGTTGCTACGGTTACGGCACGAGGAAATCCCGGAGTTTcgtaatatttctatgttgccATGCAACGAGCATGAGGTCACAGAGTCTGCGTTTACGGCGTACGAGAGAAGGTTAAAGGAGAAAGATGTGGTTAAGATGGAGCGTGGGGTGGATGGGG GGACTCTTAGTCCACACCGCATCGAGGTTTTAAAGTTCCGTCAGAATGTTAAAGACGCCGTGTTACATAGATTCTATACATCAAGACATCACTATAGTTTGCAG GACATGGTACACGAAGAACAAGTTCCGGACATTGGGACACTTGGTGCCAGTATTGTGAAGATCGCTGAACCACGACGACCACTCAAGCCTGTCCGTAAAACTCGTAAAAAAGCGATGTCGCAAAACCTTACAGAAGGTTCGGTTCGGATCCTCGTTAATGTGGTGCGGGGTTATAACATCCCTACACGACAAGCGTCACATTCCCACCAACCGGATAGAAGGGGCGAGGTTCAAGTTGGGGGGGCTATGGCAG CATCGTCATTAAGAGTCGGCCAACACCTTGACCCGTCATCCAAGTCGTACCTCGTGGCTCCGTTTGTCGCGGCTTCGTTCCAAGATGCCACGGTCACGACAAGTGTCGCACAAGGTCCGAGCCCAAGTTGGAATGAAGAGTTACAACTCCCGTTTTGCGCACCGAACAGCGATTATAACGCAAGTAACTTGCAGAAGGTGGACGATGTTTTATTCATCCATTTATTTGACAG AGTAACGGAAGACGCCACCCCCACAAACACGGAGGACACGGCCACCATTATAACACGTGTACAAAACCACTGGCTTGGTTCATATGAACTACCATTCTCCACTATATACCAACGTGGAAAGATTGATGGgacgtttaaaattaaagttccACCAGTGTTGCTGGGGTATAACTTGGAGAGGGAG CTCCCTCCCAATGCCGACATGCACGAGCGTATCGAATCACAATTCCTTCAACAAAGTTCGGGAACTTACCTCACTATATTCGTTACATTGGAACCTGTGCTGAAGCCTATGGACCCTCCCAA GTTGAAGTTTGAGAGCCAAGAAGATGTCTCACTTCTGCGGAGATGTGTTACGTACCTCGCTGATTGTAATAAAAGATATCCaaatagaaatgttaaaactacGGTCATAGATATCAAAGGGGAGTCCGTATTAATAACAAG ATTCGTTCGACCCCTCCCCCCACCCCCCGAACTAACAGAAGCTACCAACACAAACACCATTATTACATTGGAGAAGATCGCGCGATTTGTATCGTTGATCCCGTTTGTGTCAGATAATGTTACGTACGCGGGGATATGTGATTTGTGGAGTACATGTGATCAG TTCATGCAGATGTTATGCGGCGATGAGGAAGAACATGCGATCCTCCTGCTCAACTACTTCCTACACCTTGGTAAACAAGCTTACTTGTTATTAGGTACAGCTGTGCCTGAGGGGAATACTGCGTATGTATTGACTGTGGACCATAATGCCAGG GAGTACATAATATGGAACGCCAGTACAGGCGAATACCATGACAAAAGTGACCCACACTCCCCCTTGCAAAGTGTTGGCGCGTTGATCAATGATACAAATATCTGGTTTAATGTTCAAACACAAGATACTCCAATGAGGGTTCGTTATAAT GTAACGAGGATGTCTGATTGGAAGGCCTTCTTCCCGATCACGGCGACGCCCCTTCCTTCCATCCAACCAGAATCGTTGTACTACCCACCAACCGACCAATCATATGTCGCCAACCTTATCGATGCTGTGGAACGGACTTTGAAG GACCGCATCGTATCCTGGCGTCCCCGTCACATCACCCGATGGAATCGATCGGGAAATTCCATCCTGCGGCAAATTGTGAAGGGGTTGGAAGAGAGGGTTAGCAGGAAGACTGGAG TGGTGAACACAGGACACAATGAACAACTGTTATCGCAACTCGGAGACGTTCGTTTCACAGGTTACCCCATGGATCAACCCTACACTGGTGTCGAGGCCGTTGTTTCAGCTGTTAGGAGCACGGAGGTGCATAAAATACAAGACCCTGATGTTGAATTTTCAATGGCTGTTCATATACATGCGTATCCTGCGTCTGTGTTGGCTGTGTGGGTGTATGTGGCTGCTATAGTGAATAGGAGGAGACATGATCTATAG
- the LOC100177207 gene encoding coiled-coil and C2 domain-containing protein 2A isoform X1 codes for MDGSTIKERLRARRRAMNLTAASEASSDTLGPTSPVSPMDTVGPLDTVDTIDPLDDTGSDDGSALKSILESRREASRRKLATQEQVVAMEMEELDKTLEELPESPPTTAPTPSHGGQDTASSPRTDSRSGTPHGRSTPSLHSTLRSRLQAKMLKKGGGTTDERRPRSRRLKDRMNLSTRFDETIKQYSTLEEAQLLEKIESKLSWKKAVQKTREKTGEASEVDSYDFFTKQYEDVLDVEEETEGVKDEGGTAGAGGVGEGGQVEGTAEEEVTEQSGEVVQESGTAGGGGQDSGGTAGETPQPDTEVIVESENTKLLVSDIVPKELDWKLYLMHSAEYNGYNQQVEKEKVNYFIPSSLPPEAASKVEEDAQPRYLEDEGFYVGEKPIVLQQNTNILENRLIKHGGRGWFGSDGQVDSLPNPVAEMATKPWVDSLDELDPCVETVYVKAQPRAVEDKYLQGSDENELQIDIGSINFIHHSLMSREHVLASNITMMYDDYRMIRHKNYITFYTDKLAALRNAVETLKETLGVDPTALQKSRINDFTAEIRRTTQQLSTAESSERDMMRQIINEWEAIKSLREEQGYNNTSVRLVVKKEEVNYQHDLNNWETEVAHQVDERRAEYDVIILSAHQEEMRKYQVQLQEWKQNRLKMKRIRKRMQRGSKENLLDPSSEVEDDDINIGGNIDKPQKPDKPPPFDDVTVKNEVMNDLIVNRRNPGEARISLELTHTTTITPTPSVPPSEANRRRAMQKTSSNLRVLFNGREVFQTEPKILSSDFKLNFGSIFRVRIAQWPESLKVELLTSGLVSKSITSTFYLDIPPTTVHSGNVRLGVSGFTSNKVESHTHEGVGSGTPFTLRTNETNPTSLNTKGQLISSVSWSLDANGRVLAPKGLVEREDPISGANPLKSNDPVIAIGAERLQDPESLTKWVQESRLDPNDPENAALVPFMQGNKDGDVFLTQDYFRLEQLQEEFNFITEEEFSRLNRFRLLRLRHEEIPEFRNISMLPCNEHEVTESAFTAYERRLKEKDVVKMERGVDGGTLSPHRIEVLKFRQNVKDAVLHRFYTSRHHYSLQDMVHEEQVPDIGTLGASIVKIAEPRRPLKPVRKTRKKAMSQNLTEGSVRILVNVVRGYNIPTRQASHSHQPDRRGEVQVGGAMAASSLRVGQHLDPSSKSYLVAPFVAASFQDATVTTSVAQGPSPSWNEELQLPFCAPNSDYNASNLQKVDDVLFIHLFDRVTEDATPTNTEDTATIITRVQNHWLGSYELPFSTIYQRGKIDGTFKIKVPPVLLGYNLERELPPNADMHERIESQFLQQSSGTYLTIFVTLEPVLKPMDPPKLKFESQEDVSLLRRCVTYLADCNKRYPNRNVKTTVIDIKGESVLITRFVRPLPPPPELTEATNTNTIITLEKIARFVSLIPFVSDNVTYAGICDLWSTCDQFMQMLCGDEEEHAILLLNYFLHLGKQAYLLLGTAVPEGNTAYVLTVDHNAREYIIWNASTGEYHDKSDPHSPLQSVGALINDTNIWFNVQTQDTPMRVRYNVTRMSDWKAFFPITATPLPSIQPESLYYPPTDQSYVANLIDAVERTLKDRIVSWRPRHITRWNRSGNSILRQIVKGLEERVSRKTGVVNTGHNEQLLSQLGDVRFTGYPMDQPYTGVEAVVSAVRSTEVHKIQDPDVEFSMAVHIHAYPASVLAVWVYVAAIVNRRRHDL; via the exons ATGGATGGAAGTACGATAAAAGAGCGCCTGCGTGCGCGGCGTCGAGCTATGAACCTCACGGCAGCTTCCGAGGCCTCTTCGGACACACTGGGCCCAACGAGCCCAGTAAGCCCAATGGACACCGTTGGCCCCTTGGACACAGTGGACACGATTGACCCGTTAGATGACACGGGATCCGACGATGGGTCTGCGTTGAAATCCATCCTTGAGTCGCGTCGAGAAGCCTCGAGGAGAAAACTTGCAACACAGGAACAAGTGGTTGCTATGGAGATGGAAGAACTTGATAAG ACACTTGAAGAGCTTCCTGAATCCCCTCCTACCACAGCTCCCACCCCTTCACATGGTGGACAAGATACAGCAAG CAGCCCCCGAACAGACAGTAGAAGCGGGACTCCCCATGGCAGAAGTACCCCAAGTCTACATTCAACATTAAGAAGTCGATTGCAAGCCAAGATGTTGAAGAAGGGAGGGGGAACTACGGATGAAAGGAGGCCTAGGTCAAGGAGGTTGAAAGATAGAATGAATCTATCTACAAG gtTTGACGAGACAATCAAACAATACTCAACACTAGAGGAAGCTCAATTGTTGGAAAAAATTGAATCTAAATTATCGTGGAAGAAAGCTGTGCAAAAAACTCG AGAGAAGACTGGTGAAGCTTCCGAGGTCGATAGTTATGATTTCTTTACTAAGCAATATGAGGATGTGCTTGATGTGGAGGAAGAAACTGAGGGAGTGAAAGATGAAGGTGGAACAGCAGGTGCTGGTGGTGTTGGGGAGGGTGGGCAAGTGGAAGGAACAGCCGAAGAAGAAGTTACAGAACAAAGTGGGGAGGTTGTGCAGGAAAGTGGAACAGCTGGTGGGGGAGGTCAGGATAGTGGTGGAACAGCTGGTGAAACTCCCCAACCTGATACTGAag TTATTGTTGAAAGTGAAAATACCAAGCTACTGGTCAGTGATATCGTGCCCAAGGAACTTGATTGGAAGTTGTATCTCATGCACTCTGCCGAGTACAACGGGTATAACCAGCAAGTGGAGAAGGAAAAGGTGAATTATTTCATCCCCAGTTCTCTACCACCGGAGGCAGCAAGCAAGGTGGAGGAAGATGCTCAACCAAG GTACTTGGAAGATGAAGGTTTCTATGTTGGTGAGAAACCCATAGTGTTGCAACAAAACACCAACATACTCGAGAACCGCCTTATCAAGCATGGGGGGCGGGGTTGGTTCGGTTCGGACGGGCAGGTTGATTCCTTGCCCAACCCGGTGGCTGAGATGGCAACCAAACCATGGGTTGATTCCCTTGATGAGTTAGATCCATGTGTGGAGACTGTGTATGTGAAGGCACAACCTAGGGCAGTAGAAGATAAATATCTACAG GGTTCTGACGAGAACGAGCTTCAAATAGACATCGGTTCAATCAACTTCATCCATCATTCCTTGATGAGCAGGGAGCATGTGTTAGCTTCTAATATTACAATGATGTATGATGACTATAGAATGATCAGGCATAAGAACTACATCACATTCTATACGGACAAACTAGCTGCACTGAGGAATGCAGTGGAGACATTGAAGGAAACACTGGGTGTAG ATCCCACGGCGTTACAGAAGTCGCGCATCAATGATTTCACGGCCGAGATCCGCAGAACGACTCAGCAGTTATCAACAGCTGAGTCATCAGAGCGTGACATGATGCGGCAAATTATAAACGAATGGGAAGCCATTAAAAGTTTGAGGGAGGAGCAAGGATATAATAATACAAGTGTGAGGCTGGTGGTTAAGAAGGAAGAG GTAAACTACCAACATGACCTCAACAACTGGGAGACAGAAGTTGCTCACCAAGTTGATGAGAGAAGGGCtgagtatgatgtcataatactaTCTGCTCATCAGGAGGAAATGAGGAAATACCAAGTTCAACTACAG gaATGGAAACAGAACCGTTTAAAAATGAAGCGAATACGAAAGCGAATGCAGAGAGGTTCCAAGGAGAATCTACTTGATCCGAGTTCAGAG GTTGAAGACGACGACATAAATATTGGGGGAAACATTGATAAACCCCAGAAACCCGATAAACCACCTCcgtttgatgatgtcacagtcAAGAATGAGGTCATGAATGACTTGATTGTTAACAGAAGAAACCcag GTGAGGCCCGTATCTCCCTAGAGCTCACCCACACTACCaccatcaccccaacacccagcgTACCCCCCTCCGAAGCCAACCGGCGTCGTGCGATGCAGAAAACGTCATCCAACCTCCGTGTATTGTTCAACGGAAGAGAGGTCTTCCAAACCGAACCCAAAATCTTATCATCggactttaaattaaactttggTTCCATATTTCGAGTGAGAATCGCACAGTGGCCGGAGAGTCTTAAG GTTGAGTTATTAACCTCCGGGTTGGTTAGCAAGTCCATTACATCCACATTCTACCTCGACATTCCCCCTACCACCGTGCATTCGGGTAATGTAAGGTTGGGGGTTAGTGGGTTCACATCCAACAAGGTGGAATCACACACCCATGAGGGGGTGGGTAGTGGTACACCGTTCACGCTACgaacaaatgaaacaaaccCTACGTCACTCAACACAAAGGGACAACTGATAAGCAGTGTATCGTGGAGTTTAGACGCAAATGGACGGGTACTCGCCCCTAAGGGGTTAGTGGAGCGCGAAGACCCAATTTCGGGGGCTAACCCCTTAAAAAGTAACGACCCCGTGATAGCTATTGGGGCTGAGAGGTTACAGGACCCAGAGTCGTTAACTAAATGGGTCCAGGAGTCCCGTCTTGACCCAAATGATCCCGAAAACGCAGCGTTGGTCCCGTTTATGCAAGGGAACAAAGATGGCGACGTGTTTCTTACACAGGACTACTTTAGATTGGAACAACTTCAG GAAGAGTTCAATTTCATCACAGAGGAAGAATTCTCGCGCTTGAATCGATTCCGGTTGCTACGGTTACGGCACGAGGAAATCCCGGAGTTTcgtaatatttctatgttgccATGCAACGAGCATGAGGTCACAGAGTCTGCGTTTACGGCGTACGAGAGAAGGTTAAAGGAGAAAGATGTGGTTAAGATGGAGCGTGGGGTGGATGGGG GGACTCTTAGTCCACACCGCATCGAGGTTTTAAAGTTCCGTCAGAATGTTAAAGACGCCGTGTTACATAGATTCTATACATCAAGACATCACTATAGTTTGCAG GACATGGTACACGAAGAACAAGTTCCGGACATTGGGACACTTGGTGCCAGTATTGTGAAGATCGCTGAACCACGACGACCACTCAAGCCTGTCCGTAAAACTCGTAAAAAAGCGATGTCGCAAAACCTTACAGAAGGTTCGGTTCGGATCCTCGTTAATGTGGTGCGGGGTTATAACATCCCTACACGACAAGCGTCACATTCCCACCAACCGGATAGAAGGGGCGAGGTTCAAGTTGGGGGGGCTATGGCAG CATCGTCATTAAGAGTCGGCCAACACCTTGACCCGTCATCCAAGTCGTACCTCGTGGCTCCGTTTGTCGCGGCTTCGTTCCAAGATGCCACGGTCACGACAAGTGTCGCACAAGGTCCGAGCCCAAGTTGGAATGAAGAGTTACAACTCCCGTTTTGCGCACCGAACAGCGATTATAACGCAAGTAACTTGCAGAAGGTGGACGATGTTTTATTCATCCATTTATTTGACAG AGTAACGGAAGACGCCACCCCCACAAACACGGAGGACACGGCCACCATTATAACACGTGTACAAAACCACTGGCTTGGTTCATATGAACTACCATTCTCCACTATATACCAACGTGGAAAGATTGATGGgacgtttaaaattaaagttccACCAGTGTTGCTGGGGTATAACTTGGAGAGGGAG CTCCCTCCCAATGCCGACATGCACGAGCGTATCGAATCACAATTCCTTCAACAAAGTTCGGGAACTTACCTCACTATATTCGTTACATTGGAACCTGTGCTGAAGCCTATGGACCCTCCCAA GTTGAAGTTTGAGAGCCAAGAAGATGTCTCACTTCTGCGGAGATGTGTTACGTACCTCGCTGATTGTAATAAAAGATATCCaaatagaaatgttaaaactacGGTCATAGATATCAAAGGGGAGTCCGTATTAATAACAAG ATTCGTTCGACCCCTCCCCCCACCCCCCGAACTAACAGAAGCTACCAACACAAACACCATTATTACATTGGAGAAGATCGCGCGATTTGTATCGTTGATCCCGTTTGTGTCAGATAATGTTACGTACGCGGGGATATGTGATTTGTGGAGTACATGTGATCAG TTCATGCAGATGTTATGCGGCGATGAGGAAGAACATGCGATCCTCCTGCTCAACTACTTCCTACACCTTGGTAAACAAGCTTACTTGTTATTAGGTACAGCTGTGCCTGAGGGGAATACTGCGTATGTATTGACTGTGGACCATAATGCCAGG GAGTACATAATATGGAACGCCAGTACAGGCGAATACCATGACAAAAGTGACCCACACTCCCCCTTGCAAAGTGTTGGCGCGTTGATCAATGATACAAATATCTGGTTTAATGTTCAAACACAAGATACTCCAATGAGGGTTCGTTATAAT GTAACGAGGATGTCTGATTGGAAGGCCTTCTTCCCGATCACGGCGACGCCCCTTCCTTCCATCCAACCAGAATCGTTGTACTACCCACCAACCGACCAATCATATGTCGCCAACCTTATCGATGCTGTGGAACGGACTTTGAAG GACCGCATCGTATCCTGGCGTCCCCGTCACATCACCCGATGGAATCGATCGGGAAATTCCATCCTGCGGCAAATTGTGAAGGGGTTGGAAGAGAGGGTTAGCAGGAAGACTGGAG TGGTGAACACAGGACACAATGAACAACTGTTATCGCAACTCGGAGACGTTCGTTTCACAGGTTACCCCATGGATCAACCCTACACTGGTGTCGAGGCCGTTGTTTCAGCTGTTAGGAGCACGGAGGTGCATAAAATACAAGACCCTGATGTTGAATTTTCAATGGCTGTTCATATACATGCGTATCCTGCGTCTGTGTTGGCTGTGTGGGTGTATGTGGCTGCTATAGTGAATAGGAGGAGACATGATCTATAG